The Drosophila innubila isolate TH190305 chromosome 2R unlocalized genomic scaffold, UK_Dinn_1.0 1_C_2R, whole genome shotgun sequence DNA window ACAGGAAATAATTGTCTTATGCTCATATTTCGTACAGGCTCATCAACAATAATTGCCTAGCTGAgtttttcgcttttgttttaaGCCTTTCGCTTTCGCGTGTCCCTTTGGCCTGtgtcttcatcatcatcaacaacaataacgtaGAGAATTTCATTGTGTGCATAAACGAGACACAAACTTGTTCCTATCCATTGTTAATGTCCCAGGTGTGATACACTCACTGTGCGTACAGTCCAACAGCTTGTGTGTGAAGCATGTGCTAACCAAAGAGTAAAAAGAGAGTTGAATTCATGCTtaagtgtattttattttcggtTTCGATTTAATCACTCTTCTCGcacgttttgttttgtttttctttgcacGAAGCTTCacttgctttatttattattctttgtCTCACAATGTCCCATAAGAAGTCGTCAGTTGCGGTGCCTTTGAGCGAGCCTCTTGGTTGCTGATATTATCCAAAGACTCTAAGCCCACATTCtctcattcacacacacacacacatacacacagttCGACTAACTTGCCGCAAAGGACGCGCGGTGGCGCCACGCACAACACGTTGGCAACAGTTCTTCCTCTTTTACCTCTTCATCATAGTCTCGTtgatgtagttgttgttgttgttattttggcGACTTGTCAAGCACttggaatattttataagaaaaacttGACCTGCTTTTCACAACAACCGCACTTCCTCctacatcatcatcatcatcaacatcatctcTTCAAGCTTTGCACACGCTTTCAAATTGTCTTTACTATTGTTACCTTTTAATGCTGTCCCATTGTCTCCTCCTCCTTTTCGCTatggatttttattctttccggctcttaattaaaattaacatttcatGAAGTGCCAGTTGAAAAATTGTAGGTCTCTGCATTTTTTAAGCgccaaataacaaaaaaaaaataatatcaaaaaattttaaattaaatataaataaattttctaaatcattgtataaatatttaatattttgtgccTGCCTCACACCAACACCTTTACACTCCCCTCTCTTTTTAATCCTCTACTTATTTTGCCGGCAGGCTGACTTTTCACTTTTGTGACTGTTCCCAAAAATTATCCCAGATaagctttaaattatatttaaataattatttatttagcttttgttGAGCAActgttatgtgtgtgtgtgggtgtgccaaggttttgtttgtatttttgggTTGCACAAAGGTTAAATAGTTTAACCTTTTTGTGtgtcaattcaattgaaacaTGAAATGTGATAAAGGTTCACATTTATGAGCAACAAATGGCCAAACTCCACGGCTCTAAGCCAAAAggttacatttatttaagtaacgACAGCTTTGTtgctaagaaaattaaataactcaGTTTGGTTAAGCAATTATAAttctagaaaattaaataaagttgagCAAAGCtagcttaaaaattgatttatcttAATTGCCGTTGGATTAGTTATGAAACAATCTCAGAAAGACAAATgaataagtttttttgtttattattcatctagcatttatttcatatattttgtctaaaatattttgaagaattttaatttgatttgaattatttgttCAGAAATTGAGAGTGAAATTttgtattgcatacttttagacacacataaaaattaattgtcgTTCTTTTTGAAGTTGCTATATTTCTCGCcttgttgaaattttttttaattataaggcaattatttttatattttttttcgattatattgaaaatttcattgcatattgttaatatttccCAACGCAGGGTATCACTTGATTTCCCATTGGATCTTTTAACAACTagacataattaaattaacatagagTTTTTACggacttaattaaaatagttgtacttaatttaattacatatttgaaGTGCCCCACGGCCCACGCAGCTCATCGCACtttcatttattcaaaaaactcTTCATTcactttttcaattatatgGCCGAAACCAATCAAATATTGTCAACCATCTGCATGCCAAATAAGTGGATGTGACAATTTCCCAAGGGACAACTTGCGACTCTTTCACGAAACAAAAGTCACAGTcaccaaatatttattttctttagttttatatttcttcCATGAGTGCGATAATTGAATGCATTATTCAGATGTCCAATGGTCGTGACTGAAGGAAGTTAAAGAAAGGGACAAAGAGAGATTGGAAGTGGGAATATTTTACCTATTGAGGCTCTTTAACACTTTACTGCTAAAGATGTAAATGTTTCTTCCGGCATATTTTATGTGCAGATTCATCAAAACTTTTCACAACACTAAACTTTTagagatgttgttgttgttctcactgctgttgttgttgcatggaCACTTAACTTTTCGGGTGGCaagtaacataaaatttaGTAGTTTTTCGCATAGGAAGTGCTTCAGCcgaaatatacaatttaagtataagtataaaaggAAAATAACGCGACTCGAATAAACGATCAGATCACTTAGGGACACCACTGtgcacacgcatacacacacacactccgcactcacacacacgctagagaaaagaacaaacaacaattagaTCAAAAGTCCAAGttgaagttaaagttaaagttgcgCAAAAAAGTTTCgacaatttgtaaaaatactGCAATAAAAAACGCATagaacaaattacaaattctgAGCTTTATTCACcgttataaataataatatcgtATTGCTTTGTGCCTGTTTGAAGCAACCGAACGCGCGCCAGGCTAAATTTGAACtgagaaaacagaaaaacagcGCAAAGCGGCAAACCTAAAATAAGActcgcttttgttgttgttgttgtccttgttgttgttgttgctgttgttcttatCAGAAACAGCTGTGGCAGAAACCGTTTGGCGGCAAAAGCGATAGCCGAAAGCTGCACCAAGAGAGAGCTTTACACTGCAAGCCAAAATATTAGGCATGGCAGAAATAAATGCAAACTGAGTTTAccttaaatgtttataaatctaaatacatatttcaaaaattttagaattattaattttttattttaaatatttttctttgtctttCAATTTATACGGCACATTCGAATATTTGGAaagtattttcttaattctagGAAGTTTAACAAGGTTACAAATCTATCAATAGTTCTCAGTGGTGCGCACATAGTTGACACCTGATGGCATCGATACCTTGTCAAAGCCCTTGGGGAACAGCTTGTTGGCCTCCTCGTCGCTGACAGTGGGCAGAATCATGACTTTAGTGCCTGGCTGTgaacacaattaaaaaatataaattagtttaaaaccAATCATagcttattaattatttatgactCACAGTCCAGTTGGCAGGTGTGGCAATCACCTTGACACGATCCACAAGTTGCAGGGAGTCAAGTGTGCGAAGGATCTCACTACAGAAGAGACGGAATAAGTTGCGGATTTACTTGGAATAACACAGATAGATTTACTTACTCGACATTGCGACCAGTTGACATGGGATAGAACATGGACAGACGGACCTTGTGATCGGGACTGATGATGAAGAGAGCGCGAATTGTCTTGCCCACTTCTGGATCCTTCTTCTGCTCCTCGTCCAGCATGCCCAGGGATACGGCCAAGTCACGTGTGGGATCGGCAATTATGGGATACGGAAAGTCGCCGGGAATGTCCAGGCAGTACGACTTGATGTCATTCACCCAGTCCACATGCGAGTTCAGAGCATCCACCGAGTGCGCCAAACACTTGGTATTCCGCTTGGCAAACTCCGGCTGATGCACCGCAATCCTCCCCAGCTCCGTGGTGCACACGGGCGTAAAGTCAGCGGGGTGAGAGAACAGCACCACCCACCTGTCAAATACGAGACCACAAATCATATAATATACGCCACATTTTCACTCTGATCACATATCACATATttgagtgagagagacagcGATAGAcggtgagagagagagagagagagggagatactCACTGGTTGCCCTGCCATTCGTGGAACTTGATCGGCCCCTTGGTGGTGTCGGCTGTAAAGTTGGGAATAGTTTGGCCCAAACGCATCTTGACGTCTtacttctgcttcttcttctttggaAATGAGAAACTGAGAGGAGAATTCTCTTACTGCGATGTTGCTTGACTGAAGCTCAATTGATCACTGAATGAATTCTCCCAAGCCACGTTCCCTTTTATACTCTCAGACCGATTCGGCAGTTCGCTTAAAAGCCGAGGGAGCGAGAGAGATACAAGATAAGGGGATCGGCAGTTCTCATTATCAACTGTCGACTTACATATATGTGATATGAAGAGGGAATATTTATTCgtaaatatagtatatgtatgcatttaGTTAAGGTTAATTAAGATACAACTGCAACTATAAATagtatactttttatttggtATATTAAACAACTAGTATACTATAaaagtttgtatttattattatcattaattatgtttatgtgATATATTATCTGCGATTCAATAGTACACAATATGTAATACATATTATACACAATTctacaatttacaaaattccAATTCACTTTCAGGTTTCGACTTAAAATTTCACATATTTCTGGTGAAATAAACAAACGATATCAGTTTCCATTTTTGTGGCAAGAATACTCTCCTAGAGGCGCCACTTAGTATCCACATCCCACCTGGGGATGCAATCCACAAAAAATGATCGATTAGCTGTTCCAGAATTCGCAGACTTCGACTTAGAATGTAAACAGAGAACGAAGAAGCAAAGAGAGCGAATCTTTCTGTAATAGTATTGGTAAATGtattcacacacatacacactctcTTCTCGTCTGTGGGAAtaaaagagagaagagagcaTCGCATCGTTTGATTGTATTGGTGAGTTCTACGTGATTACCAATACAATCTCAGCCATTGTTGTATGTGTGAACTCATGTATTGACTTCGGGAATTGCGAAAATGATTGCCGAGAGAGCAAgagaatgtatgtgtgtattagtAGAAGCTACACAAATTATCAATACTAATGCACAGTTATGATCTGATTAGAATAGGTGTTTAACACTTGGATTCTGCAGGAAcatcatttatttgttgtccCAAATCATCTTGGGAACAGTTTCATTTGTACCGTCTTGACTCTCATATTAGGCACCCTGTATTGATAATTAAGGTTGTTCAGATAGGCGACAGCCTTAATAGACGCTACACGTGGCCTTTCCCTCCGTCCCTCTTCACCGCTACCTGATTGTTATTCCGAAGTCTGTTTCTAATCTAAAATGTACAaggtctgttgttgttgacaaaCAATTCAAAAGATCGCATTGAATGGAAAATAACCAGAGAATTTCAAACGAATCTCAAGTTATTGCGTTGCACTGAAAAATAACCAGATAAATCCACTTTAGACTGTACAAGATTTCACAAATTACTTGAGTAAATCACTTTGCAATAACCTTAACTTAGTAGAATTAAAAGAAAGTGAGAAGCTATCCATTTTGTTAGGCAATttcttaaaaagaaaaatttacttttggtCTCTATTTAATATCATGCTCCCACTTCGACTGTCATTTTCTGTCTGACGAGCTGAACATTTTGACACTCGTTTGGTTTCACACCTATTTGCCTCGACTACTGAATGAGCGTAACTCTGCATTAGTATTGCTAATTTGTATACTACTCACTAATACACACATACCATTTCTCGCTCTCTCGGCAATCGTTCTCTGTTATGCACGAAGTAGAAGCCGCAATCGAAACTCGTTCACACAGACGAGAGACTAACGTTGTTTGCATGTATTGGTAAACGCTTTACACTCACCAATACATGTGAGCACTTGAGTGCTCTCTCTCGTTTCACATGAAAGAGAAGAGAGTatagaatgtgtgtgtgtattacaTTGTGTATGGGACTCACTAACACTATCACAACACAACTTGTTCTCTTTGCTTGCACATAAATCTTTTTCACTTGTTGTTTTATGCGAGCTGAGTTAACTCACCTCATATTGATCACCTGTTCAATCAGATGGCTCTGATTGTTCACTCAAGCTGCTGCACTTACATACtcatttcataattaaaaactgaacAAGAAAAACAGGCGGTGCAAtgcatcttttttttcttttcagttacatttcaatttaaatcaaattatatttcattatttttggatATAAGTTGCAGCTTCGAGTAACAACTATAATActtaaatagaataaaaacttatagTTAGAAATAATAACTGCAAAAGAGACTAAGactaatgttttgtttttttgatcgAGAATTTTTGGAaccaacttaaaaatatttatattattgctaaaatagaaaaaaaaattaaattaatttaaaatttcgttcttaataagaaaattttgtaattttaacatttttattactatttttagttaattaatatttaaaaaaaaattagtttaatttgtttaatctttTTTGATTCGTGATTTCATAACGaataatagatttttaaatattaatgatttataaaaattttttaagaaaatttcagAGGAAGCTTGAACAACAGGCTTCTTTGAACTTTGCGGTCACAGTTCAATATTATGTTCTGTGTTATCGAATAGATTTATGAGGAAAATAActtgcatatatacatatatttttaaatttcttgtaAAGAAAGAAatcataatattatatatataaacagtCCTGTGGTCAATATATGCTAAttactattaatttaaatgccttATAAGTCCAACTGATATAAAGTACGAGATAAAGCCCACCATctttcttcctctctctccctctctcgttCACTTTATCTCATTGCTTGGCCTGCTTTTGAGCTACCTGATTGAGTATAAAAGCGACTCACGCTCTTGCAAAATGCTCAGAGAGAAAAGCAACATTGAGTTTGATAGTTGAATAGTTTTGAGAAGTACTTCGCGATTGTATTCGTAGTAAACATTTCGCTTAAGAATGGCATTAGTTTGTGTGTCagattttgaattaaaagcaaatttaaagcTGGAGAAGAATGCTCTGGACTATTACAAGAACGGAGCTGGAGAGCAAGTGACAGTTGAGCTAAATCATGAGGCGTATAAAAGGTAAGTGAGAAAACATATCATAGAGTTGAGGGTCTTATCTATGATGTATTTATCACTATGTAGACTGCGTCTGCGTCCTCGCTTTCTGCGGGATGTTTCCCACTTGGATGTGAGTTGTGAGATCTTTGGAGAGCATCTTCAATGGCCTTTGGGGATCGCACCGAGTGCGATGCAGAAATTGGCACATCCCGATGGCGAAATTGGCATGGCACGTGCCGCGGGCAAAGCCGGATCGATCTACATACTGAGCACACTCTCCACGACTTCTCTAGAGGATTTGGCTGCAGCTGCTCCCGAGACTTGCAAATGGTTCCAGCTCTACATCTACAAAGATCGGTGGGTTATCAATTGTAGCTCTAACTCTTCTCTTCCATCTCTaagctcttcttctttttccttTTGCAGTTCGGTGACTGAGCAGCTGGTGAAACGCGCTGAGAGATCCGATTTCAAGGCCTTGGTTGTCACCATCGACACGCCCATCAATGGGGATCGTCGTGCAGATGCCAAGAACAAGTTCTGCCTCCCACCTCATCTCTGTCTGGCCAATTTCCAGGGCGAGATGGCCCAGGGAGTCGTCTCGGCCATGGGTGGATCGGGCCTCAATGAATATGTGGCCAGTCATTATGATCCCAGCATCACCTGGAAGGACATCAAGTGGTTGCAGCAACTCACACATCTGCCCATCATCCTCAAGGGCATCCTCACAGCCGAGGATGCGGAATTGGCTCGCGATCACGGTTGCTCCGGCATCATTGTCTCCAATCATGGAGGACGACAACTGGACACCGCTCCAGCCACAATTGAGGCACTTCCTGAGATCGTCGCAGCCGTGGGCAAGGATCTTGTGGTCATGTTAGATGGCGGCATCATGCAGGGCAACGATATTTTCAAGGCTCTCGCTCTCGGCGCCAAAACCGTCTTCATCGGCCGTCCTGCTCTCTGGGGATTGGCCACCAACGGTCAGGCTGGAGTCGAGCAACTCCTGAGTGTGATGAGAGATGACTTTGAGATCACCATGAAACTAACGGGTTGCCCCACCTTGGCAGACATTAAGTCCACGATGGTGGTGCACGAATCCTTTTACTGGAGGTTCTAAATTGACCCACCCAACCACCATCTGACTGACTATCTTTAAGCTTAGCTTCTTTATGTAACTTTAAGCGCAGTATTTAATCCATAATTCAACTCAAATaaagaatacaaataattttaaattcaacaaaataatttacaaaaatctatttattttttcccgaatttgcaattattcaaattgaatttgcaacAAAGCAAAACGTAAACAGAgagtgaaaaaaagaaagggagcgacttttattttgaaagtgTTAGTGAGTCTCATGCACAAGgcgatacacacacacacattctagACTCTCTAGAAACGAAAGAGAGCGCTAATTGTTCACTTGTGTTGGTGAGTGTAAAGCGTTTACCAATACATGCAAACAACGTTAGTCTCTCGTCTGTGTGAACGAGTTTCGATTGCGGCTTCTACTTCGTGCATAACAGAGAACGATTGCCGAGAGAGCGAGAAATGGTATGTGTGTATTAGTGAGTAGTATACAAATTAGCAATACTAATGCAGAGTTACGCTCATTCAGTAGTCGAGGCAAATAGGTGTGAAACCAAACGAGTGTCAAAATGTTCAGCTCGTCAGACAGAAAATGACAGTCGAAGTGGGAGCATGACATTAAATAGAGACCAAAAGTGAAGTCTTCTTTTCAAGAAACTGCCTAACAAAATGGATAACTTCTCACTTTCTTTTAATTCTACTAAGTTAAGGTTATTTCAAAGTGATTTACTCAAGTTATTTGTGAAATCTTGTACAGTCTAAAGTGGATTTATCTGGTTATTTTTCAGTGCAACGCAATAACTTGAGGTTCGTTTGAAATTCTCTGGTTATTTTCCATTCAATGCGATCTT harbors:
- the LOC117785267 gene encoding peroxiredoxin-6-like, translated to MRLGQTIPNFTADTTKGPIKFHEWQGNQWVVLFSHPADFTPVCTTELGRIAVHQPEFAKRNTKCLAHSVDALNSHVDWVNDIKSYCLDIPGDFPYPIIADPTRDLAVSLGMLDEEQKKDPEVGKTIRALFIISPDHKVRLSMFYPMSTGRNVDEILRTLDSLQLVDRVKVIATPANWTPGTKVMILPTVSDEEANKLFPKGFDKVSMPSGVNYVRTTENY
- the LOC117784561 gene encoding peroxisomal (S)-2-hydroxy-acid oxidase GLO5-like; translated protein: MALVCVSDFELKANLKLEKNALDYYKNGAGEQVTVELNHEAYKRLRLRPRFLRDVSHLDVSCEIFGEHLQWPLGIAPSAMQKLAHPDGEIGMARAAGKAGSIYILSTLSTTSLEDLAAAAPETCKWFQLYIYKDRSVTEQLVKRAERSDFKALVVTIDTPINGDRRADAKNKFCLPPHLCLANFQGEMAQGVVSAMGGSGLNEYVASHYDPSITWKDIKWLQQLTHLPIILKGILTAEDAELARDHGCSGIIVSNHGGRQLDTAPATIEALPEIVAAVGKDLVVMLDGGIMQGNDIFKALALGAKTVFIGRPALWGLATNGQAGVEQLLSVMRDDFEITMKLTGCPTLADIKSTMVVHESFYWRF